One region of Malania oleifera isolate guangnan ecotype guangnan chromosome 6, ASM2987363v1, whole genome shotgun sequence genomic DNA includes:
- the LOC131157604 gene encoding DNA repair protein XRCC3 homolog, giving the protein MIQRNKIQSSLPMKPENLLLRPLGNQKCTLGCPILDRCIGGGIPCESVTELVSESGCGKTQLCLQLLLSAQLPVSHGGLAASSLYIHSEFPFPLRRLQQLSHSFCSSHPHLVASRDVDPCDLVFVHGVHSADQLLDVMSKMDSLLANPPAQLPVKLVVIDSIAALFRSEFENNPLDLKRRLSMLFKISGRLKLLAKRFGLAVVVTNQVVDVVDSSGGVNGLKVGNLGCLYSSGRKVCPALGLSWANCVNSRLFLSRKYEKIVDKESGLVDAGDADIVHMRTRRQLHVLFAPHLPDSSCEYVIVREGVFGVG; this is encoded by the coding sequence atgataCAGAGGAACAAAATTCAAAGTTCCCTGCCAATGAAACCCGAGAACCTTCTCCTTCGTCCTCTTGGCAACCAGAAGTGCACCCTCGGTTGCCCCATCCTTGATCGCTGCATCGGCGGTGGCATTCCCTGCGAGTCCGTCACCGAGCTTGTCTCCGAGAGCGGTTGCGGCAAGACCCAGCTCTGCCTTCAACTCCTCCTGTCCGCTCAGCTCCCCGTCTCTCACGGAGGCCTCGCTGCCTCCTCTCTCTACATCCATTCCGAATTCCCTTTCCCCCTTCGCCGCCTCCAACAGCTCTCCCACTCCTTTTGCTCTTCCCACCCTCACCTCGTGGCCTCTCGCGATGTTGATCCTTGTGACTTGGTATTCGTCCATGGAGTGCATTCGGCAGACCAACTGCTCGACGTAATGTCCAAGATGGATTCGCTCCTTGCTAATCCGCCAGCCCAGTTGCCTGTTAAGTTGGTTGTAATCGATTCAATTGCGGCACTATTTCGTTCTGAATTTGAGAACAACCCGCTCGATCTTAAGCGGAGATTGTCGATGCTTTTCAAGATTTCTGGCCGGTTGAAGCTGCTGGCGAAGAGGTTTGGGCTGGCAGTTGTAGTGACAAACCAGGTGGTTGATGTGGTGGATTCATCAGGTGGGGTAAATGGGCTGAAGGTTGGGAACTTGGGTTGTTTGTATTCATCTGGGAGAAAGGTTTGCCCAGCTCTGGGGCTATcgtgggccaattgtgtcaattCAAGGTTGTTTCTGTCTAGAAAATATGAGAAAATTGTTGATAAAGAGAGTGGTTTGGTTGATGCTGGTGATGCTGATATTGTGCACATGCGAACAAGAAGGCAACTTCATGTTCTCTTTGCTCCACATTTGCCTGATTCATCTTGTGAATATGTAATTGTGAGAGAAGGGGTTTTTGGAGTAGGTTGA
- the LOC131158286 gene encoding protein HEAT STRESS TOLERANT DWD 1 gives MVRSIKNAKKAKRKNKGSKKKDGSSSSSIPSLPVKVWQPGVDKIEEGEELQCDPSAYNSLHAFHLGWPSLSFDILRDPLGLVRTKFPHTVYFVAGTQAEKASWNSIGIFKLSNISGKRRELVPTKSAVGGSDDDNDDSDSDEDSDEEELGGSGAPVLQLRKVAHEGCVNRIRVMTQSPHICASWADTGHVQVWDLSSHLTALAESETEVSRGDSSVFNLAPLLKFGGHKDEGYALDWSPLIPGRLVSGDSKNCIHLWEPTSDATWTVDPHPFVGHAASVEDLQWSPTEPHVFASCSVDGNIAIWDTRLGKSPAACIKAHNADVNVISWNRLASCMLASGSDDGTFSIRDLRLLKEGDSVVAHFEYHKHPVTSIEWSPHEASTLAVSSSDNQLTIWDLSLEKDDEEEAEFKAKTKERVNAPEDLPPQLLFVHQGQKDLKELHWHAQIPGMLMSTAADGFNILMPSNIENVLPSDGA, from the exons ATGGTTCGCAGTATCAAAAACGCCAAGAAAGCAAAAAGGAAGAAcaag GGTTCGAAGAAGAAAGACGGTTCCTCGTCCTCTTCGATACCCTCTCTGCCGGTGAAGGTGTGGCAACCTGGCGTGGACAAGATAGAGGAAGGGGAAGAGCTTCAGTGCGACCCCTCTGCCTACAATTCTCTTCACGCCTTCCATCTTGGCTGGCCTTCCTTGAG CTTTGATATTCTGCGTGATCCATTGGGATTGGTCCGTACCAAGTTTCCACATACTGTATATTTTGTTGCAGGGACTCAG GCAGAGAAAGCTTCTTGGAACTCTATTGGAATATTCAAATTATCGAACATTTCTGGGAAAAGACGTGAACTAGTGCCTACTAAATCTGCTGTTGGTGGTTCCGATGATGACAACGATGATAGCGATAGTGATGAAGATAGTGATGAGGAGGAGCTTGGTGGATCTGGGGCACCAGTTTTGCAA CTGCGGAAGGTAGCACATGAAGGATGTGTCAATCGTATACGTGTCATGACACAAAGCCCCCATATATGTGCATCTTGGGCTGATACTGGTCACGTGCAG GTATGGGACTTAAGCTCTCATCTTACTGCTTTGGCAGAATCAGAAACAGAGGTTAGCCGAGGTGACTCTTCAGTTTTTAATCTGGCACCGTTACTTAAGTTTGGTGGCCACAAAGATGAAGGCTATGCTCTAGACTGGAGTCCTCTTATCCCTGGAAGACTTGTTTCTG GGGACAGCAAAAATTGTATTCATTTGTGGGAACCTACATCTGATGCAACATGGACTGTTGATCCTCATCCATTTGTTGGACATGCTGCAAGCGTGGAAGATTTACAA TGGAGCCCGACAGAACCTCATGTATTTGCCTCTTGTTCTGTGGATGGGAATATTGCAATATGGGATACTCGATTAGGGAAGTCTCCAGCAGCTTGTATTAAGGCACATAATGCAGATGTCAACGTTATCTCGTGGAACAG GCTGGCTAGCTGTATGTTGGCATCAGGAAGTGATGATGGGACATTTTCTATTCGTGATCTTAGATTGCTCAAG GAAGGAGATTCTGTAGTGGCACATTTTGAATACCATAAGCATCCTGTCACATCCATTGAATGGAGTCCACATGAAGCATCCACTTTGGCAGTTTCATCATCCGACAATCAGCTGAC AATATGGGACCTTTCATTGGAAAAAGATGACGAAGAGGAGGCTGAGTTTAAAGCTAAAACAAAGGAACGAGTAAACGCCCCTGAAGATTTACCTCCACAACTTCTTTTCGTTCATCAG GGCCAAAAAGATTTGAAAGAACTTCACTGGCATGCTCAGATCCCAGGAATGCTCATGTCTACTGCTGCAGATGGTTTTAACATCCTGATGCCTTCAAACATAGAAAATGTCCTTCCTTCAGATGGTGCTTGA